A region of the Dyadobacter sp. CECT 9275 genome:
TCATTTTTTTATGGATTACGACTTCAAAAAACAAGCAAACACGGATTCCATCTCCCTGGCAGGGTCCTACCCTCTGTTTTTCAAACTGGCGTCCAAGCCTCAGTCACATTACATCAGAGCCTATCTCCGCCTGAATTTCCTTAAGTCCGGGGGACTTCTAACAACCAATGTCAAGTCGGGCCAGCAATGGGATGCTCCAAACGGATGGGCGCCTTTACAATGGATTGCTTACAAGGGGCTTAGGAATTACAATTTTCACCGGACAGCCAACGAATTGAGTGTAGAATGGCTGGGACTCATTGAGAAAGAATTTAAACACAGCGGAAAAATGCTCGAGAAATACAACGTATCCGACACGAACCTCATTGCCGGTGGTGGGGAATACGAGATTCAGGAAGGTTTTGGCTGGACCAACGGCGTATATCTGCGGATGAAAAACCGAAAGCGCTAAAAGATTCCGTCGAATCGTTCAATCAGGATATTATTATCGGATTCTAATGTGTATCTTAAAATTTTCCATACTTACCTTCAATTAATCGCAATTTTTTTTAATACCTTGGAGTTCTCTTAATCTCTGGCAAATTCATGAAACTACCGTTATACCAAGTCGATGCTTTTACAAATCAAATTTTTGCGGGAAACCCAGCTGCCATCGTTCCGCTCAATGAATGGATCTCCGATGAACTAATGGTGAACATCGCTGCAGAGAATAACCTGGCGGAAACAGCTTTTTACGTTCCCTCGGAAAACGGCTTTGATATCCGCTGGTTTACCCCCTCTGTGGAAGTGGATTTATGCGGACACGCAACACTGGCAACCGCGTTTGTGATATTTAATATACAAGGTTATGAGGGAGATCTCATCCGGTTCAATTCCAGAAGCGGAGAACTGACGGTGACAAGAAATGAAGACTGGCTCACCCTCAACTTCCCCGTTGATTCCTACCATATTGCAGTTCCGCCACCAGCACTGGTGGAAGGACTCAAATCAGGTACTGTTCAGGAAGTCTATAAAGGAAAAACCGATTATATGGTAGTACTTGACTCCGAAGCCGAGGTCCGTGACCTGGAAATGGATATTATTATCTTATCAACCATTCCGGCACGGGGTATCATCGTCACGGCGCCCGGCGAAGACGTGGATTTCGTATCGCGGTTTTTTGCCCCCCAGTCGGGTATTGATGAAGATCCCGTGACAGGTTCGGCACATACAACACTAATACCCTATTGGGCAGAAAAACTCTCAAAGACGACACTTACAGCGAAACAATTATCCAAAAGAGGTGGATTCCTGCAATGCGAGCTGGTTAATGACCGTGTGAATATCGGAGGCCAGGGAAGGTTATACCTACAGGGAGAACTGGAAATCTGATCAATCCGGAATAAATTACCTGAACGTTAGTATAGGACTACTAACGTTTCAGTTTTGCCCGCTGGCCGGTATAAAGTCCTCCAATGACTAGTACCGTTCCGCACAATGTAAACAGGGTAACGGGCTCATCCATCAGCCACCAGGCAAAGATGAACCCGAACAATGGGCACAGAAAAAGCCACAATGACGCTTTTACGGTATCAATCCTAAGGAGGTAAAACCAGCAGATCAGCCCGATGATCGAAACAGCAAGGCTCAGCCACAAAACCGAAACCCAAAATTGAAAATCCCAGCTGGTTTCATTAAAATCTGCCAGGCTAAGCGTAAAGGGAAGCAGAAAAACCCCGCCAAGCAATACCTGCCACCCGTTGATCAGCAGATTGGATAACTCCCATTTTACGGTACTGTAATAAACGCTGGCTGCAGAAACAGAAACCATACTCAAAAGCAAAACAGCGATTCCCTCCGGACGTGTGATACTTCCCTGCAGCAGTGGATAGGTTGCAATTCCAATACCCGTCATCCCCAGTAAAATAGCCAGCCAATCGGTCGGCAAAGTGGGCCTTTTCAACCACCACGACGACAGCAATACAATAATGAGCGGGTTGGTAGAAACAGCCAGGCTTCCTATCCCGGCAGCTGTATATTTCATGGCATACACGTACAAGCCCAGGTACAGCGTTGTATTAAGAAAACCAAAAAGAGAGAGCTGGAGCAATTCTTTTCTGCCTGGCAAACGGACCGTCTCGTTACGTACGAATCCATAGGTAATCCCCAGCAGTAAAATTCCCGCTATAAAAAACCGGATATTGGCCAGAATTAGAGGAGGAGCCGATTGAACACCAAATTTGGTAGCCACGGAAGCCGAGGCCCAGAGAATTGAAAATAAAATACCGATACTGAAATTCTTCACTGCAAAACGAATTATAAAGCAAAAATAAACGAAGTGGTTCCCGTTCGCCCTACGTTTTTCATATTTTTGAAGATGATTAACAAGATAACTGCAAAATACTTACTTACGATTTGTTTCCTCATCGGTCTGCAATACCTCTGTAATGCGCAAAAGCAATGGACCTATGATTTCAATAATGGATTTTCTCCTATAGAAAAAAACGGCCCGCAACTTAAAAAGCTGGGCCAGCCCGGACAACTGGTCAGAGAAAAAATACCTGGTAACGAAGAGGTCAGCAGGACGGTCTACCAGTTTGAAGCCAACAGTGGCCTTCAGTTCAATAATTCTGAGGCAGGCGGGTTTCTGAATAAATCCTTTACTGTGGAAATTTACTTCAAAATGACTATGCTTGACAGTTGGAAACGGGTGCTTGATTTCAAAAACAGAAAAAGCGATTATGGCAGTTACATTTATGACGGCAAACTGAACTTTTACGACTATGCCATGAGCGAAAAGGCACCGGTAAAAGCCAATCACTACGTCCACTACGTTTACTCCCGTGACTTCGACACCAAAATGATAAAGATGTATATCAACGGGCAGTCGAAGGTAGAATTCAAAGACCCAGGCACTGAAGGCATGCTGGATGCCGACCAGGTACTTAACTTTTTTCAGGACGACCTGGTCGCCAACCATGAATCCAGTGCTGGCTCCGTGGCTCTCATCAGGGTCTACGACCGGGTGATGACTCCGGTTTTTATCCGCAGAAGTTATTTTAGCATCATCAAATCACCTCAGCCGGAAGAGGAGCCCATTACTGAAGAACAGCCCGCTGAACCGGCCAAAACAGAACCGGCTCCCCCTGCCCCTTCACGGATGCTGGCCAGCGTGAGCGGAAAAGTATATGATGGCAGAAATCTGAGACCGGTTAATGACGCTGACATTTTGGTTAGGAAGTTGAATGATAATGCGGTGGTGGCTCAGACAAAAACAGTTAATGGGGCTTATTTTCTTGAACTTCAGCCTTACGAGCGGTACAGAATATCCGCCGTTGCTAACGGCTTTCAAACCAAAAGTATTGCCGTAAAAACCACCAGCAGGCATGAAGAAATCAAATCACTGATCAGCCTGGCTCCTGAAACCTATGTACGCCCGCTTGCAACTCTGTTGTTCCTCCAGAGTGATGAAAATCTGGATGAAGCCGCAAAAAGTACGCTGGATTCTATGGCCGGATACTTTCTGCAGAATCCATCCTTAAAAATCGTGATTAAAGGGCATACCGACAACGTTGGTGATTTTGAAAAAAATCTTAAACTATCCAATCTCAGGGTCAATTCGGCCAGAAACTACCTGATCGGGAAAGGAATTGCCGCTGAAAGAATAAAAGGAAACGGATATGGCTCTTCCCGGCCAGAAACCGCAAATCAATCTGAAACGAAAAGAAAATACAACAGAAGGGTAGAGATATGGGCAGAGCCGGAAAAAAGATAAAGCCATCTCACTGAGATGGCTTTATACTGACTATTCCTAAACCCTTAACCTTTTCTTATCTTTATTTGATTTTTGAATTACAACCTGACATAAGAAACTGGTACTTTAACGATAGAAGCCGCTTCTAAGTTCTCTGCTGTCAATTTATTCAAATCAAAGTTTTTTACAAATCTTATTGCTGAAGCTGTTTTTGAAAGATTATCTCTCCATTGCAAAGCCTCTTTGCTGTTCACTTTCTCCAGCTCATTACCCAATTGAGCAACTGCAGCATTAAAAGTATTAATCTCTTCCACTCCCAAGCCCCTCACCTTTGACGGTGATTCACCATACAAAGTCACTACACGCTCTATTATACTCCAATTGCCCTGTTTAATAAATTCTGGTACCGTTTGAGACACATACGCTGCAAACTCAACTTCGGATGTTTTGGAAATTAGAGTTCCGTCCAATTTTTCTGTCCCTTGCAAACCACCTGCAACCGATGGCCTCGTAATAGTTAGAACAAGAATTCCAAATACTGCTGCAAATATAAAACTATTTTTGATTGTTTTCATGGTTTAATTCAATTTTTATTTCTTCCTTTTGTTATGCAAAGATTGCCCCAAGTTTCGAAATTACAAAATGAACTAAAATCATCAAACAGAATATTATTTTGAATAAAATCCCATTTTTGGCCTAAAATAAACAATAAATGAAAACAAAAACTTACACAATCCAAATAATATTTCAATTATCATTTAACAATCAAAAGAAACATTCGACTTAAAATAGTTATATTTTCTTTAAAAAGTACAATCATTGGTTATAATTGTTCATTGTCATCTGTATCCCCAAAGTACAAAACGATACAACCATATCAACGGCCTGATCCAAAAATATGGGGAGTTCAGCCATCTCTTCACCGGAAAAGGGCTTTAAAACATAATCTACCTGCCTTCCCCTCGGAAAATTGTTGCCAATTCCGAACCTAAGCCTGGGATACTCCGAAGAAGCCAATAATTCCTCAATATTCTTCAATCCGTTGTGCCCTCCATGGCTTCCCTTTGGTTTTATTCTCACCGTACCGTAAGGCAACTGAAGCTCGTCCACCACTACCAGCAGATTTTCCTTTGGTATCTTGAACTGATCCATATAATAGCGGATTGCCTTACCGCTCAGATTCATGTAGGTGGTTGGCTTGATAAAATAAATCTGCCGCCCCTTGTATTTCCATTCCGCGACGAAAGCCAGTTTTTCAAATGAAAACTTAAAATCGTTTTGTGCCGCAAGCCGGTCCAGCACCATAAAACCAATATTGTGCCTTGTGAATGCATACTCCGGACCGATATTTCCCAATCCAGCAATAAGATACTTCATCTGATTATAAAAAATTAGTAAAAAAGAAATGCCTGTCAACCTCATACCTATGGGTTTGAACAATTATAGATCAGGTATTGGCAGGAAAAATTTTTGATTTCATATTTGTGAGCTTAATTTAGGCTAAAATTCAGGGAAATAACAATATGCCCCAAAAACGATTATTACTAAGTAGCCCTTTGCTGGAAATCATGACGAGCCGTCTTTGCCAGCAACTTATTGAGAACCATCAGGATTTCGAAAATTCTGTTGTAATGGGCCTGCAGCCCCGTGGAATTTATTTTGCCGAACGCATCGTTGCCGAACTGAGAGTAAAGACCGGGAAGGCAATTTTACTGGGGCATCTGGACGCTACCTTCTACCGCGATGATTTCCGCCGGAGAGATTCCCCTCTGCTCCCTAACAAAACCAACGTTCCTTTTCTTATTGAAGGCAAGAGAGTAATTTTAATTGATGATGTACTGGCCAGCGGACGTATGGTCAGAGCTGCGCTGGACGCCATGACTGCCTTTGGAAGGCCCAAAATGATTGAACTGCTGGTACTGATCGACAGGCGTTACAACCGAGAATTACCAATTGAACCCGACTACGTAGGCATGAAAGTAAGTACCCTTGAAAGCCAGAGAGTGCAGGTGGAATGGAAAGAGCAGGGCTTTGAAGCCGACCACATCTGGATGGTAGATTAGCGCTTACCTTGGTCGTGAAGTTTCTTCTGCATTCAGCGTTTTCCCAATATCACTCGTATTATAAGTGAGCTTATTGATGTAAAAAACCTCACGCCCCTGCCCCATCAGTGACGTACCCAGCCGCTGCATGCCATAAGCAAGAAAATACTGACCATACCACGGCGACAGATAGCCATCCTCGTTGTTTAACACCGTTTCTTTTTCAGACTTCGGATTTATTTTAAATTTTTCACCTTCCACTACTACCTTGTTCCTGCGGATTACTTCCGTGTGAATATCTCCATCCTGTGGGTATGCCAGTATAAAATAATCCTCCACCGGAGTTACCTGAACCATCTCCTGCAGATCAAAACTGGTAAGGTCTTTGATGGTAATACAGTTATCCCAGATCAGCTTCCCATTACGATCAAACCCGCAGACAATGGCGTGCGTATATTTGTATCCCTCCAAAGCCCTCGGAATATACTGCCTGGAAATATTACCCGAAATAACAGGCATACTATTTTTCTGGTTCGGATAATAGACTTCCGCTACCAGCACAATTTCATTTTCCATCTGAATGAGCTCATGAACCAGAAGGCGGTATCGGAACCTGTTTTCTTTACCCAGGCTTTTCCTTTTACCGATCCTCTCCATCATCCGCTGGCGCCTTTTAGGCTTCATATAATTGAAGAAATTCTGAAGTTCAGAAAACTCAATAAACTGAGGGTCATCCGGTTCATTATCCTTTACATGGGTGACATATAACCCCTGTGAATATTGCGTACAGCCCACTGAATAATTGCCGATCAGATAGGAATCATCCGGATTCAGGGGGACGATCTGCCCCGAAATAAAACTGTTCCGCGGATCGCTCAGGGAAGTCTTTTTAAGAAGTTTTCCATCATAATTATATGTCTTGATTTCAAAAACGCAGTTCTTCTTACGATAAGCGTAGGTGATGACGTTGATATAACCATCCACTTCATTAATATCCACATTGTTTATTTCGGTATTCCTCTCATACAACCCCGGCAATACACGGGTGGTATGATCAAAAAAGGAATGAACCAATACCACGGGCCGCGAACGGTAATATCCTGCAATAAGAGCCTTGCTTCCGATCACCTTAAACTGCTGCACATCCACCCCGGCAAGCAGGTTACCTTTGTAAACATCAAGGGCACCATCATTGAAATTGAGCTGCAAGAACAGAAAATGATCCGAATCGGGCTGCGCAAAAAGCCAGTATCCCAGATGCTCCCCCTGGTAGGCCATCACCGGTACATACCGGAAGTCCAGCTTGTAACTCACCCTCCAGACCGCATTCAGAGTAGTGTCATATTTTACAAAATGCCAGTTTTCGTTACGGCTCGAATACTCATCGCCCCTTGTAAGCGTCAAAACACCCTTTTCGCCGAGTGGAAAAACCTCAAATTGCTCAGAACCAGACGATGATGAAGGAATCTCAAGCCGGTTAGTCTGCAGCAATTGAGCATATACCCTGTCCGGCTGCAGGTAAAACGTTCCAAGCAGAAATAAAAAAATATAAAACAAAAATCTATTATTCATAACTTCCTTGCGCCGGGGTGTAAGTCGGTTCGATATTTACCCTAATTTTGCATCAAAAAGAGTAACATCCTTATCAATTTAAAAAAATATTTTCATTCCAATAAAAACTTAGAGAAATGTAACACGTTTTCTCTATGACCTTCTGATTTTACCTGAATATTTCATGACGATTGAAGCCATATTAAAAGAAGACATTCGAAAAGCAATCCTAAAACATTTCGAAAATACGGTTGATGAAGTCGTATTACAACCTACAAAAAAAGAATTTGAGGGGTTTTACACATTCGTAACGTTTCCTCTGACCAAAACAATACGAAAGGCACCAGCGGAAATCGGACAGATCATCGGGAAGGACCTGGAGGAATTTTCCTCCGTTGTTTCACAATGCAATGTGGTACAAGGCTTTCTCAATATAAGCCTTAAGGATAGTGTCTGGCTTTCGCTTTTCACAGACATAGCATCGGATACCGCATTTGGCACTTTCCCTTCCAATGGCGAATCTGTGATGGTGGAATTTTCATCCCCCAACACCAACAAACCGCTGCATCTGGGGCACCTTCGTAACGATTTCCTGGGCGATTCTCTTTCCAGAATACTGACAGCCAACGGTTACGATGTCGTAAAAACATGCCTGGTTAATGACAGAGGCATTCATATATGTAAATCCATGCTGGCCTATCAGGAACTGGGCAATGGAGAAACACCGGAAAGTTCAGGCCTGAAGGGGGACCACCTGGCGGGTAAATACTATGTCAAATTTGATGTAGAATACAAAAAACAGATCAATGAACTTCTTCTTAATGGCCTCAGCCCGGAGGAAGCTGCAAAAAAAGCACCCTGGATGCTGGAAGCGCAAAAGTTGCTCCTGCTTTGGGAGCAGGGAGACCCTGAAACGGTGGCACTCTGGCAACAAATGAATAGCTGGGTATATGCCGGCTTTGACCAAACTTACAATAAAATAGGGGTTTCTTTTGACAAAACTTACTATGAATCAAACACTTACCTTTCAGGAAAAGATATCATAGAAGAGGGCTTGCAAAAAAATATCTTTTTCAAAAAGCCTGACAATTCTGTCTGGATCGATCTGACAGAAGAAGGACTGGACGAAAAACTGGTACTGCGGGGAGACGGGACCTCCGTTTATATCACCCAGGATCTGGGCACGACGGAACTGAAATACAGCGACTTCCACAACAACCGTTATTTATGGGTGGTGGGTAATGAGCAGGATTATCACTTCAAGGTTCTGTTTGCGATCCTGAAACGCCTGGGAAGGCCTTATGCTGCGGAGTGCCACCACATCAGCTACGGAATGGTGGATCTCCCTTCGGGCAAGATGAAAAGCCGCGAAGGAACCGTTGTAGATGCCGACGACCTGGTGGATCAAATGATCCAGACAGCAACAAACCGCACCCAGGAATTAGGAAAAATAGATGATTTTGAAAGTGACGAGGCCTTAAAACTCTATAATCAGCTCGCGCTGGGCGCTCTGAAATACTTCCTTCTTAAAGTTGACCCCAAGAAACGGATGCTTTTCAATCCCGAAGAATCCATTGATTTCCAAGGACATACCGGCCCGTTTATTCAATACACCTATGCAAGAATAAGATCCATTGCCCGAAAGGCTGAATTATCACAGATCAAAGCATCCATTCCGGGCAACTCCTATCAAATGCATCCTGCGGAGCGGGAACTGATTTACTTTTTGTTGCAATACCCGCAGAAGATTCAGGCTGCTGCAGATGAGTTTGCACCTTCCATCATTTCACTTTATGCTTTTGAACTTGCCAAGGTATATAACCAGTTTTATGCCGAAGTATCCATTTTTGCAGATCCCAACCCCGAAGCGGTTAGTTTTCGGATCGAATTATCCAGGGTTGTTGCGGAAACAATTTACAAGGCTTTAGGGTTATTAGGCATAGAAGTTCCTGAACGGATGTGAGAGGGTTTGGTTGTTGCTTATGTTGAAAATTCCAGGAAAAGCGTTTGTTACTCAGTTATCAATATAATATTGACAATACCTGTTCAAGCAAGAATAACTTAACCGATAACCAATTGAATTATGGACCTATTTAAATCAGTTTTGATTATGATTACGTCACTCATCGGCTTCCTTTTTGCCGACAAAAGTGCTACGCTCACACGCCCAGCAGACACTGTTGCTGTTAAACAAACACTATACGATTTCAAGGTTAAGTCCCTTGTAGGAAGCAAAACCGTGGACCTGAGCAAATACAAAGGCAAAAAAGTGGTGGTGATGAATGTCGCTTCCAAATGCGGCTTCACCAAACAATATGCCGACTGGGAGAAATTCTACAAAGACCATGGCGACAAGGTGGTTGTCCTTGGATTCCCCTCCAACGATTTTAAGGGACAGGAACCGGGCAGCAGTGAAGAAATTGCAACGTTCTGCTCAAAAACGTATGGAGTAACATTCCCGATGTTTGAAAAAGTGGAAGTAATTGGCGACAACAAGGCTCCGCTTTACAAATGGCTTACAACCAAAGATCTTAACGGC
Encoded here:
- a CDS encoding PhzF family phenazine biosynthesis protein translates to MKLPLYQVDAFTNQIFAGNPAAIVPLNEWISDELMVNIAAENNLAETAFYVPSENGFDIRWFTPSVEVDLCGHATLATAFVIFNIQGYEGDLIRFNSRSGELTVTRNEDWLTLNFPVDSYHIAVPPPALVEGLKSGTVQEVYKGKTDYMVVLDSEAEVRDLEMDIIILSTIPARGIIVTAPGEDVDFVSRFFAPQSGIDEDPVTGSAHTTLIPYWAEKLSKTTLTAKQLSKRGGFLQCELVNDRVNIGGQGRLYLQGELEI
- a CDS encoding DMT family transporter, producing MKNFSIGILFSILWASASVATKFGVQSAPPLILANIRFFIAGILLLGITYGFVRNETVRLPGRKELLQLSLFGFLNTTLYLGLYVYAMKYTAAGIGSLAVSTNPLIIVLLSSWWLKRPTLPTDWLAILLGMTGIGIATYPLLQGSITRPEGIAVLLLSMVSVSAASVYYSTVKWELSNLLINGWQVLLGGVFLLPFTLSLADFNETSWDFQFWVSVLWLSLAVSIIGLICWFYLLRIDTVKASLWLFLCPLFGFIFAWWLMDEPVTLFTLCGTVLVIGGLYTGQRAKLKR
- the pth gene encoding aminoacyl-tRNA hydrolase; its protein translation is MKYLIAGLGNIGPEYAFTRHNIGFMVLDRLAAQNDFKFSFEKLAFVAEWKYKGRQIYFIKPTTYMNLSGKAIRYYMDQFKIPKENLLVVVDELQLPYGTVRIKPKGSHGGHNGLKNIEELLASSEYPRLRFGIGNNFPRGRQVDYVLKPFSGEEMAELPIFLDQAVDMVVSFCTLGIQMTMNNYNQ
- a CDS encoding glutathione peroxidase; protein product: MITSLIGFLFADKSATLTRPADTVAVKQTLYDFKVKSLVGSKTVDLSKYKGKKVVVMNVASKCGFTKQYADWEKFYKDHGDKVVVLGFPSNDFKGQEPGSSEEIATFCSKTYGVTFPMFEKVEVIGDNKAPLYKWLTTKDLNGWNDQVPSWNFCKYVVNEKGELTHFFASKVLPTDPEFLKSVGL
- the pyrR gene encoding bifunctional pyr operon transcriptional regulator/uracil phosphoribosyltransferase PyrR; protein product: MPQKRLLLSSPLLEIMTSRLCQQLIENHQDFENSVVMGLQPRGIYFAERIVAELRVKTGKAILLGHLDATFYRDDFRRRDSPLLPNKTNVPFLIEGKRVILIDDVLASGRMVRAALDAMTAFGRPKMIELLVLIDRRYNRELPIEPDYVGMKVSTLESQRVQVEWKEQGFEADHIWMVD
- a CDS encoding OmpA family protein, which encodes MINKITAKYLLTICFLIGLQYLCNAQKQWTYDFNNGFSPIEKNGPQLKKLGQPGQLVREKIPGNEEVSRTVYQFEANSGLQFNNSEAGGFLNKSFTVEIYFKMTMLDSWKRVLDFKNRKSDYGSYIYDGKLNFYDYAMSEKAPVKANHYVHYVYSRDFDTKMIKMYINGQSKVEFKDPGTEGMLDADQVLNFFQDDLVANHESSAGSVALIRVYDRVMTPVFIRRSYFSIIKSPQPEEEPITEEQPAEPAKTEPAPPAPSRMLASVSGKVYDGRNLRPVNDADILVRKLNDNAVVAQTKTVNGAYFLELQPYERYRISAVANGFQTKSIAVKTTSRHEEIKSLISLAPETYVRPLATLLFLQSDENLDEAAKSTLDSMAGYFLQNPSLKIVIKGHTDNVGDFEKNLKLSNLRVNSARNYLIGKGIAAERIKGNGYGSSRPETANQSETKRKYNRRVEIWAEPEKR
- the argS gene encoding arginine--tRNA ligase, which codes for MTIEAILKEDIRKAILKHFENTVDEVVLQPTKKEFEGFYTFVTFPLTKTIRKAPAEIGQIIGKDLEEFSSVVSQCNVVQGFLNISLKDSVWLSLFTDIASDTAFGTFPSNGESVMVEFSSPNTNKPLHLGHLRNDFLGDSLSRILTANGYDVVKTCLVNDRGIHICKSMLAYQELGNGETPESSGLKGDHLAGKYYVKFDVEYKKQINELLLNGLSPEEAAKKAPWMLEAQKLLLLWEQGDPETVALWQQMNSWVYAGFDQTYNKIGVSFDKTYYESNTYLSGKDIIEEGLQKNIFFKKPDNSVWIDLTEEGLDEKLVLRGDGTSVYITQDLGTTELKYSDFHNNRYLWVVGNEQDYHFKVLFAILKRLGRPYAAECHHISYGMVDLPSGKMKSREGTVVDADDLVDQMIQTATNRTQELGKIDDFESDEALKLYNQLALGALKYFLLKVDPKKRMLFNPEESIDFQGHTGPFIQYTYARIRSIARKAELSQIKASIPGNSYQMHPAERELIYFLLQYPQKIQAAADEFAPSIISLYAFELAKVYNQFYAEVSIFADPNPEAVSFRIELSRVVAETIYKALGLLGIEVPERM